The Pyrococcus horikoshii OT3 genome includes a window with the following:
- a CDS encoding chemotaxis protein CheA translates to MSQYLDEFLADARDRIDSLSNAILTLEKIVKEGGSEEEKTELINQIFRDAHTLKGTAATMGFMKLSETAHKMENIFDAIRNSQLELTPELVDLVLDFLDAIDAMVNNIEESGNEGDVDVSDLFERADEFLGGSKKEIKPEEKPKEAEKKEEKVAEEVPSAEGKVYYIKVKFQKDAPLKGVRAFLILSDLEERGEVIWTNPGREIIENGNLEGDVVEFRIVSETPKEELETVIKRHPEVESVEIVEEKKKEEAGEKAVEGKEYVVRVYFQPDTPLKGPRSYLILNDLEKIGEILSTNPSRQDIEEGNLIENKFFEVVLRTSESKEKISEILKKHPDVLNFTITEKEEEKKEEKKEAKKQPPKQPKKPPIIETPKVKISRVIKIDVGHLDKLMNLVGELVITKGRLEQIGERLGDRELFEALSTLSRLLTELQDEIMEMRLTPIAEVFNKFPRMVRDLARKMGKEVEFVMEGADIEVDRTILEKLGDALVHLLRNAVDHGIEPPEERVKLGKPRAGRVELIAKREKNHVVIIVRDDGRGIDPEKVKRKAVERGLITPEEAANLSDEEAINLIFLPGFSTADKVTDVSGRGVGMDVVKEVVKSMNGSISVQTEVGKGTTFILKLPISMAIIQALLIRVEDETYAIPINNILETIEVDPSILKTVGGKPVIVLRGEIIPVIMLHELFGLPAPQVDRFPAIIVDHGAQKVAIGVDELLHKRDIVIKSLGKFLSNVRGFAGATILGDGSVVLIIDIGGLLGGGYSG, encoded by the coding sequence ATGTCACAATATCTAGATGAATTTTTGGCCGATGCGAGAGACAGAATTGATAGTCTTAGCAATGCAATCCTAACTTTAGAGAAGATTGTGAAAGAAGGGGGTAGTGAGGAAGAAAAGACTGAACTAATAAATCAAATATTTAGGGATGCTCATACGCTAAAGGGAACCGCTGCAACTATGGGGTTTATGAAGCTTAGTGAGACCGCTCATAAGATGGAGAACATCTTTGATGCCATAAGGAATTCCCAGTTAGAGCTTACCCCTGAGCTTGTCGATCTTGTTCTTGATTTTCTCGATGCGATCGATGCCATGGTTAACAACATCGAAGAGAGTGGTAATGAGGGAGATGTAGATGTTTCTGATCTATTTGAGAGGGCCGACGAATTTTTAGGCGGAAGTAAAAAAGAGATAAAGCCTGAAGAAAAGCCTAAAGAAGCTGAAAAGAAAGAAGAAAAAGTCGCTGAGGAAGTTCCGTCCGCTGAAGGGAAAGTTTATTATATAAAGGTTAAGTTCCAGAAGGATGCTCCTTTAAAGGGTGTTAGAGCTTTTCTAATACTCTCAGATCTTGAGGAGAGAGGAGAAGTTATTTGGACAAATCCCGGAAGAGAGATCATTGAAAATGGTAATCTAGAGGGAGATGTTGTTGAATTTAGAATAGTGAGTGAGACACCCAAGGAAGAACTTGAAACAGTCATTAAGAGGCATCCTGAAGTTGAATCCGTAGAGATAGTTGAGGAGAAGAAAAAAGAGGAAGCTGGGGAGAAAGCTGTAGAAGGTAAGGAATACGTTGTGAGAGTATACTTCCAGCCTGATACTCCTTTGAAAGGCCCCAGATCATATCTAATTCTTAATGACCTTGAGAAGATAGGCGAGATCTTATCTACAAATCCAAGTAGGCAGGATATAGAAGAGGGAAATCTCATCGAAAATAAGTTCTTTGAAGTTGTCCTTAGAACTAGTGAGAGTAAAGAAAAGATAAGCGAGATCTTAAAGAAGCATCCCGATGTTTTAAACTTCACGATCACGGAGAAGGAAGAGGAGAAGAAGGAGGAGAAAAAAGAAGCAAAGAAGCAACCTCCTAAGCAACCTAAGAAACCCCCGATAATAGAGACTCCAAAGGTCAAGATTTCTAGGGTAATCAAGATCGACGTTGGACACTTGGATAAGCTAATGAACCTAGTTGGAGAGCTCGTCATAACGAAGGGTAGGCTTGAGCAGATAGGGGAGAGACTTGGAGACAGGGAATTATTTGAGGCCCTTTCAACGTTATCAAGGCTTCTCACGGAGTTACAAGATGAGATAATGGAAATGAGACTAACTCCAATTGCCGAAGTCTTCAACAAGTTCCCAAGGATGGTCAGGGATTTAGCCAGGAAGATGGGTAAGGAAGTGGAATTCGTTATGGAAGGTGCTGACATCGAGGTTGATAGGACGATCCTTGAGAAGCTCGGTGATGCGCTCGTTCACCTCCTTAGAAATGCCGTAGATCATGGAATAGAGCCCCCCGAGGAGAGGGTAAAGCTTGGTAAGCCGAGAGCTGGTAGAGTGGAACTAATAGCAAAGAGAGAGAAGAACCATGTCGTAATAATAGTTAGGGATGATGGTAGGGGAATCGATCCCGAAAAGGTGAAGAGGAAAGCTGTGGAGAGGGGCCTAATAACCCCGGAGGAGGCAGCAAATCTAAGTGATGAGGAAGCTATCAACTTGATATTCCTCCCAGGATTCAGCACGGCCGATAAAGTTACGGATGTATCTGGAAGAGGAGTTGGAATGGATGTTGTGAAGGAAGTCGTGAAGTCAATGAACGGTTCAATCTCAGTCCAAACTGAGGTTGGCAAGGGGACAACGTTTATACTTAAGCTACCCATAAGCATGGCGATAATCCAGGCTTTGCTGATAAGGGTTGAGGATGAGACGTACGCGATTCCAATAAATAATATCCTGGAGACAATAGAGGTTGATCCCTCAATTCTCAAAACGGTAGGAGGTAAACCTGTCATAGTTCTAAGGGGAGAGATAATTCCCGTAATAATGTTGCATGAGCTCTTTGGTTTACCAGCTCCTCAAGTTGATAGATTTCCAGCTATAATAGTCGATCATGGGGCCCAGAAGGTTGCAATAGGGGTTGATGAGCTGTTACATAAGAGAGATATAGTGATCAAGAGCCTTGGAAAGTTCCTATCAAATGTCAGGGGCTTTGCAGGGGCTACAATACTTGGCGACGGAAGTGTAGTTCTCATCATAGACATTGGAGGGCTGCTTGGAGGTGGATATAGTGGATGA
- a CDS encoding chemotaxis protein CheC, whose protein sequence is MDEKWEEYLKNLDEMSKSALLETFNIGASHAATALSEMTGKEVNISVPDLKIIAIKNVPEVVGEDVKVAVYIELGKDFSSHAFFIADYEDALRMFDIIMGNPLGTTKEMDEMVKSSFMEVGNILISAFANALSEFLGITIEQTPPSLAIDFLPAILDFALADIGKYCDYTIILQTNIKISDVKFEEHFLLFPKPEDMKKILEKLLGGFA, encoded by the coding sequence GTGGATGAGAAGTGGGAAGAATACTTGAAGAATCTTGATGAGATGTCAAAAAGTGCCCTACTGGAGACGTTTAATATAGGGGCTTCCCATGCAGCAACAGCTCTAAGTGAGATGACAGGTAAAGAAGTAAACATCTCCGTCCCAGACCTTAAGATAATAGCCATTAAAAATGTCCCAGAAGTTGTTGGTGAGGATGTAAAGGTAGCCGTTTATATTGAACTGGGAAAAGATTTTAGTAGCCATGCATTCTTTATCGCCGATTACGAAGATGCATTAAGGATGTTTGACATAATTATGGGTAATCCCTTAGGAACAACGAAAGAGATGGATGAGATGGTAAAGTCTTCTTTCATGGAAGTTGGAAATATTCTAATCTCGGCATTTGCAAACGCTCTTAGTGAGTTCCTAGGGATCACGATAGAACAGACACCCCCCAGTTTAGCCATTGATTTCCTCCCAGCAATCCTAGATTTCGCTTTAGCTGATATAGGGAAGTACTGTGATTATACAATAATTTTGCAAACGAATATTAAAATCAGCGATGTTAAATTTGAGGAACACTTCCTACTCTTTCCAAAGCCAGAAGACATGAAGAAGATCCTTGAAAAACTGCTGGGGGGATTCGCATGA
- a CDS encoding chemotaxis protein CheC, which produces MKKSELYKDIFKEASNIAMSHALTALSQMIGGPIEMEAPDVDIVSRVEFLKILAERGVSKGFTVMFDITEGMSGLTILQFPRQSALNISSVLLGMEPGSMTELDEMGKSAIMEVGNILISVYTDILSNLLGEPVSLSPPKPAESLYDIEKELGRSDLRNVNSVVVFKSKFYKEDIRVESYFYIIPTPESFTKLVKKLESQVSGEVETNEGS; this is translated from the coding sequence ATGAAGAAGTCAGAGTTATATAAGGATATTTTTAAGGAAGCATCCAACATTGCAATGTCCCACGCGCTTACGGCCCTCTCTCAAATGATAGGTGGCCCCATTGAGATGGAAGCTCCAGATGTGGATATAGTATCTCGCGTTGAATTCCTTAAGATACTTGCAGAAAGGGGAGTATCCAAGGGGTTCACTGTTATGTTCGACATTACAGAGGGTATGTCAGGACTTACAATCCTGCAGTTTCCAAGGCAGAGTGCCCTTAACATCAGTTCGGTACTTCTCGGCATGGAACCAGGAAGCATGACCGAGCTCGATGAGATGGGAAAATCGGCAATAATGGAGGTTGGAAACATCCTAATTTCAGTGTATACTGACATCCTTTCAAACTTGCTAGGGGAACCTGTCTCTTTAAGCCCTCCAAAGCCAGCGGAATCCCTGTATGACATTGAGAAAGAGCTTGGAAGGTCTGACCTGAGAAATGTTAATAGTGTTGTGGTTTTCAAGTCGAAGTTCTATAAAGAGGATATTAGGGTCGAAAGTTACTTTTACATAATTCCTACCCCTGAATCATTCACAAAACTCGTGAAAAAGCTGGAAAGCCAAGTTAGCGGAGAGGTTGAAACCAATGAAGGAAGTTAA
- a CDS encoding chemotaxis protein CheD, with protein sequence MKEVKVGIGDYAVGKGNGIISTYGLGSCVGITLYDRVTKVGGLLHALLPEAARYGHRGNPAKYVDTGLQLLLKEVIKLGASKFRLEAKLFGGAQMFDNIRSEELKIGEKNVQVAKRELRKLGIRLVAEDTGGKGGRTIYLDLSTGKVRMRKVTEGKVIEKVY encoded by the coding sequence ATGAAGGAAGTTAAGGTTGGAATAGGAGATTACGCAGTAGGAAAAGGAAATGGAATAATAAGTACCTATGGTTTGGGGAGTTGTGTTGGTATAACCCTCTATGATAGGGTGACTAAGGTAGGGGGATTGCTACACGCGTTACTCCCAGAAGCTGCTAGGTATGGACATAGAGGAAACCCAGCAAAATACGTCGATACTGGACTTCAATTGCTCCTAAAGGAGGTTATAAAGCTTGGAGCTTCAAAGTTCAGACTCGAAGCCAAGCTCTTTGGTGGAGCTCAAATGTTTGATAATATAAGGAGTGAAGAGCTTAAAATTGGGGAGAAAAACGTTCAAGTCGCTAAGAGGGAATTGAGAAAGCTTGGAATAAGGCTTGTAGCCGAAGATACGGGTGGAAAGGGGGGTAGGACGATCTACTTAGATCTCTCGACTGGGAAAGTTAGAATGAGAAAGGTGACGGAGGGAAAGGTAATAGAAAAGGTGTACTAG
- a CDS encoding methyl-accepting chemotaxis protein — MQFKKKIILIMILAAVVSTAILGGVTLYSFSKVDTMMREELEKPAIEEGGYMALSAADLATRMFEDFFARVSDYGKMANDAVQEAYSRGLDLNEDMMRQFLLERFKKIKDLNEDVSYVYFGDEQGHMYMYPPDELPEGYDPRVRPWYKLAKEKNGPVITEPYRDAATGKWVITYSEPVYVNGEFKGVIGIDVFVSTLVKETQSIKLGKTGYVAVLNPQGLVIIHPKEEYINKLNIFQTPELKDLANELRKGKERGYVVYTFEGIKKVAGYRRMKQTGWIVLATVPLEEITEPTLKAADSVVKDVSEMIYKGFGIAIIAIVAMIVAMYKVAGSILAPLEKLKMAAQALANGKLREVTEYVKEIRYLENDEIGALIQAFEAVSKDLVGTLTAITKRLERLAEGDLTNGLTVEAKGELRDLIEDIKSVTNTLRTSIGSLVDMANELEKRANALAQISNDVTEAINQVNEAIQQVSVEAQRQQETINEITEGMRLVAQTSEESVKAMEEFEGAVSEVVSIANEGSQKGDDALKRIEDIQHMMSRIEETVSKVSEMSRNIEEITNVITSIAEQTNLLALNAAIEAARAGEAGRGFAVVAQEIRKLAEESKQAADNIKSIIDKITDEIKEAVEATKEGVNVIGQSSETLRDTIGYLANIATLLQETSERMSEVKDQIVKTQEEVDKSLRALENLAASAEETTASAEEVSSAVEEQTASIEELRRAAQELRDIVEKMRGIIAKFKV, encoded by the coding sequence ATGCAGTTCAAGAAGAAGATAATACTAATAATGATACTAGCTGCAGTGGTTTCCACAGCAATACTAGGAGGGGTTACCCTGTACTCCTTCAGCAAAGTCGATACAATGATGAGAGAAGAGTTAGAAAAACCTGCAATAGAGGAAGGCGGTTACATGGCCCTGAGTGCTGCAGATTTAGCAACTAGGATGTTTGAGGACTTCTTTGCTAGGGTTTCCGACTATGGGAAAATGGCTAATGATGCCGTTCAGGAAGCCTACAGTAGAGGCCTTGACCTTAATGAGGATATGATGAGGCAATTCCTCCTGGAGAGGTTCAAGAAGATAAAGGATCTAAATGAGGATGTAAGTTACGTTTACTTTGGTGATGAGCAGGGGCACATGTATATGTATCCGCCAGATGAGCTTCCAGAGGGCTATGATCCTAGGGTTAGACCCTGGTATAAGCTAGCTAAGGAGAAAAACGGCCCAGTAATTACGGAACCTTATCGCGATGCTGCTACCGGGAAATGGGTGATAACATATTCAGAACCCGTTTACGTTAATGGAGAATTCAAGGGAGTTATAGGTATAGACGTCTTCGTTTCAACTCTAGTCAAGGAAACTCAGAGCATAAAGCTTGGTAAGACAGGTTACGTTGCAGTTTTGAACCCACAGGGACTTGTAATAATACATCCGAAGGAGGAATACATAAACAAGCTTAATATATTTCAGACCCCGGAACTTAAGGACTTAGCTAATGAGCTGAGGAAAGGTAAGGAAAGAGGATATGTCGTGTATACGTTCGAAGGAATAAAGAAAGTAGCTGGATATAGGAGGATGAAGCAGACTGGATGGATCGTCCTAGCTACTGTTCCATTAGAAGAGATCACGGAACCAACGCTGAAAGCCGCTGATTCCGTAGTTAAAGATGTTTCTGAGATGATATATAAGGGATTTGGAATTGCGATAATTGCTATAGTTGCAATGATAGTTGCAATGTACAAAGTTGCTGGTTCAATACTCGCACCTCTTGAAAAGCTGAAGATGGCCGCTCAGGCCCTTGCGAATGGAAAGCTAAGGGAAGTTACCGAGTACGTTAAGGAGATTAGATACTTGGAGAATGATGAAATAGGGGCCCTTATTCAAGCGTTTGAGGCAGTTTCTAAGGATCTCGTTGGAACCCTCACCGCGATAACAAAGAGGCTTGAGCGTTTGGCTGAGGGAGACTTAACTAATGGTTTAACCGTGGAAGCGAAGGGTGAGCTTAGAGATTTAATTGAGGATATAAAGTCTGTAACTAACACGCTTAGAACCTCGATAGGTTCCCTCGTTGATATGGCCAACGAATTGGAGAAGAGGGCTAACGCTTTAGCTCAAATATCAAATGACGTAACTGAGGCAATAAATCAAGTGAACGAAGCCATTCAGCAGGTAAGCGTTGAAGCCCAAAGACAACAAGAGACTATCAATGAGATAACTGAGGGAATGAGATTAGTTGCCCAGACGAGCGAAGAGAGCGTAAAGGCCATGGAAGAATTCGAAGGGGCCGTTAGTGAGGTTGTCTCCATAGCGAATGAAGGGAGTCAGAAAGGAGATGATGCCCTGAAGAGGATCGAGGATATCCAGCACATGATGTCTAGAATTGAGGAAACCGTATCTAAGGTTTCTGAGATGAGCAGGAACATCGAGGAGATAACCAATGTTATAACGAGCATAGCCGAGCAGACAAACTTATTGGCTTTGAACGCTGCAATTGAAGCTGCAAGGGCCGGTGAAGCAGGCAGGGGATTTGCTGTAGTTGCCCAGGAGATTAGAAAGTTAGCCGAGGAGAGCAAGCAAGCTGCTGATAACATAAAGAGCATCATAGATAAGATTACCGATGAAATCAAGGAAGCCGTCGAAGCCACTAAAGAGGGAGTTAACGTCATAGGTCAGTCTTCTGAGACGCTTAGGGATACCATTGGTTACTTGGCCAATATCGCAACCCTACTTCAGGAGACCAGTGAGAGAATGTCGGAGGTTAAGGATCAAATCGTTAAGACCCAGGAGGAGGTTGATAAATCCCTTAGGGCCCTCGAGAATTTAGCGGCAAGCGCTGAAGAAACCACGGCTAGCGCTGAGGAGGTAAGCTCTGCTGTTGAAGAGCAGACAGCATCAATTGAAGAGCTTAGAAGGGCCGCACAGGAGCTTAGAGATATAGTTGAGAAGATGAGGGGAATTATTGCAAAGTTTAAGGTCTGA
- a CDS encoding CheF family chemotaxis protein, protein MPIFEARVKVGISSSWVTSRKVSWRDAIAQIESDRIVVKYLKMGEVVGEDSFPFSALIDLGVRIPDELKLNPEKDHFGIKFYIPGRGELLVIFTIEENLLIYDEKKFSEFVHKVFEVLINGKTVMLQLARIIGGAVNMESKWEEGWLRVIKVKSARTQKTERSIVVIIKDKRPVSIFSDLEDIEIEEVDMNGKRVRAWKIRHFHIDQSVTSYLYIPDKQTQLYVLRYLLKYNPAIMEFIMKVSDDFPTLKSEFQEIMEKEIKELEALDEMEKQILVALYSGINPLELHQFLGVSEKEIEEIYDRMIDKGLLKIVMIRKIVDLTNEGRKIVNKLLKYGLVSM, encoded by the coding sequence ATGCCGATCTTTGAAGCGAGAGTTAAGGTAGGTATATCTTCCTCGTGGGTGACCTCAAGAAAAGTAAGCTGGAGAGATGCGATAGCCCAGATAGAGAGCGATAGGATAGTTGTTAAGTACCTTAAAATGGGTGAGGTTGTAGGTGAGGATAGTTTTCCGTTCTCGGCTTTAATAGACCTCGGGGTTAGAATCCCAGACGAGCTTAAACTGAATCCTGAAAAAGATCATTTCGGGATAAAGTTTTACATTCCTGGGAGAGGAGAGTTATTGGTAATATTCACGATAGAGGAGAATCTCCTTATATACGATGAGAAGAAGTTCTCCGAGTTCGTTCACAAGGTGTTTGAGGTTTTGATTAATGGTAAAACCGTCATGCTTCAACTGGCTAGAATAATTGGTGGAGCAGTGAATATGGAATCAAAGTGGGAAGAGGGATGGCTTAGAGTCATTAAGGTTAAATCAGCTAGAACTCAAAAAACAGAGAGAAGCATTGTAGTAATAATTAAGGATAAGAGACCGGTTTCAATATTCTCGGATCTTGAAGATATAGAGATTGAAGAGGTTGATATGAACGGTAAAAGAGTAAGGGCCTGGAAGATAAGACACTTTCACATAGATCAGAGCGTAACTTCCTACCTTTACATTCCCGATAAGCAGACACAGCTTTACGTTTTAAGGTACCTACTGAAGTATAATCCCGCTATAATGGAATTCATAATGAAAGTTTCCGACGACTTCCCAACGCTAAAATCGGAGTTCCAGGAGATAATGGAGAAGGAGATAAAGGAGCTAGAAGCCCTAGACGAGATGGAAAAACAGATTTTAGTTGCTCTGTACTCTGGAATAAATCCCTTGGAGCTCCACCAGTTCCTGGGAGTGTCGGAAAAGGAGATAGAGGAGATATACGATAGGATGATAGATAAAGGGTTGCTTAAGATAGTTATGATAAGGAAGATAGTGGATTTGACTAATGAGGGGAGGAAGATAGTGAACAAGCTACTTAAGTACGGCCTCGTTTCGATGTGA
- a CDS encoding glycerate kinase type-2 family protein — protein sequence MDIREIGLRLVGEAIKAADPYRAVLNAVKVSDDKIIVQGKEFEIKGKVYVIALGKAACEMARAIEDILDVEDGVAVTKYGYGKELKRIKVIEAGHPIPDEKSILGAKEALSILNRARENDIVFILISGGGSALFELPEEGISLEDLKLTTDLLLKSGAKIHEINTVRKHISKVKGGKLAKMIKGTGIVLIISDVVGDNLEAIASGPTVKDPTTFEDAKRILELYDIWEKVPESVRLHIERGLRGEVEETLKEDLPNVHNFLIASNSISCEAIAREAQRLGFKAYIMTTTLEGEAKDAGLFIGSIVQEIAERGRPFEPPVVLVFGGETTVTIEGKGGKGGPNQEIALSATRKISDLEALIVAFDTDGTDGPTDAAGGIVDGTTYKKLREKGIDVEKVLKEHNSYEALKKVGGLLFTGPTGTNVNSIVIAIVTSKRGRT from the coding sequence ATGGATATTAGGGAGATAGGCCTGAGATTGGTTGGAGAAGCAATAAAAGCTGCAGATCCATACAGGGCAGTCCTAAATGCAGTTAAAGTGAGTGATGACAAGATAATTGTTCAAGGTAAGGAATTTGAAATCAAGGGAAAGGTGTACGTAATAGCCCTGGGGAAAGCAGCATGTGAAATGGCAAGGGCCATAGAGGATATACTCGATGTTGAGGATGGCGTTGCGGTAACTAAGTACGGTTATGGAAAAGAGTTAAAGAGGATAAAGGTGATTGAAGCGGGACACCCAATACCTGATGAGAAATCCATATTGGGAGCTAAAGAGGCCCTATCGATATTGAATAGAGCTAGGGAAAATGACATAGTTTTCATCCTAATTTCAGGTGGAGGTTCGGCACTATTTGAGCTTCCAGAAGAAGGTATTTCCCTAGAAGATCTTAAGCTAACCACGGATCTCCTTCTAAAGAGCGGGGCAAAGATACATGAGATAAATACGGTTAGAAAGCATATATCAAAGGTTAAGGGAGGTAAGCTTGCGAAGATGATCAAGGGGACCGGAATAGTACTGATAATTTCGGATGTAGTTGGCGATAACCTAGAAGCCATAGCCTCAGGGCCCACCGTTAAGGATCCAACTACCTTCGAAGATGCGAAGAGGATCCTGGAACTCTACGACATCTGGGAGAAGGTTCCCGAAAGCGTTAGGTTACATATAGAGAGAGGATTAAGGGGGGAGGTGGAGGAAACCCTCAAGGAAGATCTACCCAATGTTCACAACTTCCTGATAGCCAGTAATTCAATCTCCTGCGAGGCCATAGCCAGGGAAGCTCAGAGGCTTGGGTTCAAAGCATATATAATGACGACTACTTTGGAGGGAGAAGCCAAGGATGCCGGGTTATTCATAGGATCTATAGTCCAGGAAATAGCTGAAAGGGGAAGGCCGTTCGAACCTCCGGTAGTTCTAGTGTTCGGTGGAGAGACCACCGTAACAATAGAAGGTAAAGGGGGAAAGGGAGGGCCCAACCAAGAAATAGCGCTGAGTGCTACCAGGAAGATCTCGGATCTAGAAGCCCTGATCGTGGCCTTCGACACCGATGGAACCGATGGTCCCACTGATGCGGCCGGGGGAATAGTGGATGGAACAACGTACAAGAAGCTTAGGGAAAAGGGAATAGATGTTGAGAAAGTATTGAAAGAGCATAACTCGTATGAAGCCTTAAAGAAAGTTGGGGGCTTGCTATTCACTGGGCCCACTGGAACGAACGTCAACTCTATTGTTATAGCGATAGTCACATCGAAACGAGGCCGTACTTAA
- a CDS encoding RNA ligase, translating to MVSSKFKDILYRLGIPEGKVEDLEARGGLVEDKFDDIKYLRIRNSVGKLRRGTVVLNDKFIILGFPHIKRIVNLKNGIKRTFKRGEFYVEEKVDGYNVRVVKFRGKILGITRGGFICPFTTERISDFIPEEFFKDHPNLILVGEMAGPESPYLVEGPPYVKEDIQFFLFDIQELGTGRSLPVEERLKIAEEYGISHVEVFGKFTYKDLEEIYEIVERLSREGREGIVMKSPDMRKMVKYVTPYANINDIKIGARVFYELPPGYFTSRISRLAFYIAEKRLRGENFEELAKELGKALLQPLVESIHDVEQEDEIAEVFKVRVKKIETAYKMVTHFEKLGLRIEIVDIEEMKGGWRITFKRLYPDATEEIRELIGGKSFVD from the coding sequence ATGGTAAGCTCAAAATTTAAAGATATCCTCTATAGATTGGGAATCCCTGAAGGTAAGGTGGAAGACCTGGAGGCTAGGGGAGGGCTCGTCGAGGATAAGTTCGATGATATAAAATACCTGAGGATAAGAAACTCAGTTGGAAAGTTAAGAAGGGGGACGGTAGTTCTGAATGACAAGTTCATAATCCTCGGGTTCCCCCATATTAAAAGGATAGTTAACCTAAAAAATGGCATTAAAAGAACTTTCAAAAGGGGAGAATTCTACGTCGAAGAGAAGGTCGACGGATACAACGTAAGGGTTGTCAAGTTTCGAGGTAAGATTCTCGGTATAACGAGGGGAGGGTTCATATGCCCCTTTACGACTGAAAGAATTTCCGACTTCATTCCAGAGGAATTCTTTAAAGATCATCCCAACCTCATTCTTGTCGGTGAAATGGCGGGCCCTGAGAGTCCGTATTTAGTTGAAGGTCCTCCCTATGTTAAGGAGGATATCCAATTCTTCCTCTTCGATATTCAAGAGCTTGGAACGGGGAGAAGTCTGCCCGTAGAGGAAAGGCTAAAGATAGCAGAAGAGTACGGGATAAGCCACGTCGAAGTTTTCGGGAAGTTCACCTATAAAGATCTAGAGGAGATCTATGAAATCGTGGAAAGGCTCAGCAGGGAAGGGAGGGAAGGGATAGTCATGAAGAGTCCCGACATGAGGAAGATGGTAAAGTACGTAACCCCATACGCCAACATTAACGATATAAAAATAGGGGCCAGGGTCTTCTACGAGCTCCCCCCAGGATACTTTACGAGTAGGATATCCAGGTTAGCCTTCTACATAGCTGAGAAGAGGTTAAGGGGAGAAAATTTTGAAGAACTTGCAAAAGAACTTGGAAAAGCCCTTCTCCAGCCTCTAGTCGAGAGTATACATGATGTTGAGCAAGAAGATGAGATAGCTGAGGTGTTCAAGGTCAGGGTGAAGAAAATTGAAACCGCTTACAAGATGGTGACACACTTCGAAAAGTTAGGGCTGAGGATAGAGATAGTTGACATAGAGGAGATGAAAGGCGGGTGGAGGATCACATTCAAGAGACTTTACCCCGATGCAACCGAGGAAATTAGGGAGCTCATAGGAGGGAAATCATTCGTTGATTGA
- a CDS encoding PIG-L deacetylase family protein, with amino-acid sequence MFEDIDTFEEAFNKLLREVLEFDLQNPFKDAKKVLCIEPHPDDCVIGMGGTIKKLSDMGVEVIYVCMTDGYMGTTDESLSGHELAAIRRKEEEESARLLGVKKIYWLNYRDTELPYSREVRKDLTKILRKEQPDGVFAPDPWLPYESHPDHRRTGFLAIESVAFSQLPNFSNTDLDIGLNPYNSGSFIALYYTHKPNYIVDITDLMELKLKAIRVHRSQFPDDIWEKWEPFLRTIAMFYGEKIGVRYGEGFRIMPGLFYHITPFTDLI; translated from the coding sequence ATGTTTGAAGACATAGATACATTTGAAGAGGCTTTTAATAAGCTACTTCGTGAGGTTTTAGAATTTGACTTGCAGAATCCCTTCAAGGATGCTAAAAAAGTTCTTTGCATTGAACCGCACCCAGATGATTGTGTTATAGGTATGGGAGGGACGATTAAAAAGCTCTCAGATATGGGAGTTGAAGTCATCTACGTCTGCATGACCGATGGCTATATGGGAACTACAGATGAGAGTTTGTCCGGGCATGAACTAGCTGCTATAAGAAGAAAAGAGGAAGAAGAGAGTGCTAGGCTTTTAGGTGTTAAAAAGATTTACTGGCTAAATTACAGGGATACCGAGCTTCCATATTCCAGGGAAGTTAGAAAGGATCTAACGAAAATATTAAGAAAAGAGCAACCTGATGGTGTTTTTGCCCCTGATCCCTGGTTACCTTATGAATCTCATCCCGATCACAGGAGAACAGGTTTTCTTGCAATAGAATCAGTAGCCTTTTCTCAGCTTCCGAACTTCTCAAATACGGACTTGGATATTGGGCTAAACCCCTATAATAGTGGATCGTTTATAGCTTTATATTACACTCACAAGCCAAATTACATCGTCGATATAACGGATTTAATGGAGTTGAAGTTAAAGGCCATAAGGGTTCATAGGAGTCAATTTCCAGATGACATCTGGGAGAAGTGGGAGCCTTTTTTGAGAACTATAGCAATGTTTTACGGAGAGAAAATAGGAGTTAGGTATGGAGAGGGATTCAGGATTATGCCAGGATTGTTTTACCATATAACTCCGTTTACTGATCTTATATGA